One segment of Nostoc piscinale CENA21 DNA contains the following:
- a CDS encoding DUF2817 domain-containing protein has product MSYASAFSPNYAAARYRFCAAAQALGCQLETYSIDQTGPDEEDLTIDVGILGNSQPEQILVVSSGLHGVEGFFGSAVQCALLEERLIGWCPSPGTALVLLHALNPYGFAWGRRWNEDNIDLNRNFLLPNEEYTGSPEKYEELNSFFNPTSPPSAFEPFLMKAIATIFRHGITSLINTLPVGQYDYPQGLFFGGHRPSKTYEILAANLPRWIDDAKNVLHIDLHTGLGKKATYKLFIDDPPDSESAQWLIEKFGADVVEPYQPDGKMYKVRGGLGTWCQAMFPQCDYKFLTAEFGTYPVIQVVEALRAENRAHFYSSPEHASRIWTRQRLEEVFTPTDITWRNTVVCKGLDLIEKAIEVCFPTEVI; this is encoded by the coding sequence ATGTCTTACGCTTCTGCTTTTAGTCCAAACTACGCTGCTGCACGATATCGTTTCTGTGCGGCGGCGCAGGCTTTGGGTTGTCAATTAGAAACATATTCTATTGACCAAACAGGCCCAGATGAGGAAGACTTAACTATTGATGTGGGGATATTAGGAAATTCTCAACCTGAGCAAATTTTGGTTGTTTCTAGTGGCTTGCATGGGGTGGAGGGTTTTTTTGGTTCTGCTGTTCAATGTGCTTTGTTAGAAGAACGTTTAATTGGTTGGTGTCCCAGCCCAGGAACTGCTTTGGTGTTGTTACACGCTTTAAATCCTTATGGTTTTGCTTGGGGACGGCGTTGGAATGAGGATAATATCGACCTCAACCGTAATTTTCTGCTACCAAATGAGGAATATACAGGTAGTCCTGAAAAGTACGAGGAATTGAATAGCTTCTTTAACCCTACTTCACCACCATCGGCTTTTGAACCGTTTTTGATGAAAGCGATCGCGACTATTTTCCGTCACGGCATTACTTCTTTAATAAATACTTTACCTGTAGGTCAATACGACTATCCCCAAGGACTATTTTTTGGTGGACACAGACCATCTAAAACTTATGAAATCTTAGCAGCTAATCTTCCGCGATGGATTGACGATGCTAAAAACGTTTTGCATATTGATTTACACACAGGCTTGGGTAAAAAAGCAACTTATAAACTGTTTATTGATGATCCCCCAGATTCAGAATCAGCCCAGTGGTTAATCGAAAAGTTTGGTGCTGATGTCGTAGAACCCTATCAACCAGATGGAAAAATGTATAAAGTTCGTGGGGGTTTAGGAACTTGGTGTCAAGCGATGTTTCCCCAATGTGATTACAAATTTCTCACCGCTGAATTTGGTACTTACCCAGTTATTCAAGTAGTAGAAGCTTTAAGGGCAGAAAATCGCGCTCATTTTTATTCCTCTCCCGAACACGCCTCAAGAATATGGACGCGCCAACGATTAGAAGAAGTGTTTACACCCACAGATATTACTTGGCGGAATACTGTAGTTTGTAAAGGTCTTGATTTAATAGAAAAAGCGATTGAGGTTTGCTTTCCTACCGAAGTGATTTAA
- the gloB gene encoding hydroxyacylglutathione hydrolase: protein MRVFRLEALSDNYIFLLHNSQENIAAVVDPAEAEPVLHKLAELNAELVAIFNTHHHHDHVGGNQQLMQRFPKLTVYGGAEDKGRIPGQQVFLQQGDRVSFGDRIAEVIFVPGHTRAHIAYYFPPQTADEPGDLFCGDTLFAGGCGRLFEGSPTQMVSSLEKIRSLPDNTRVWCAHEYTLKNLQFALTVDGENTDLQQRYAEVKTFRDQGKATVPSLLGVEKRTNPFLRWEQPSLQAAAKSNDAVQTFARIRGMKDRF, encoded by the coding sequence ATGCGGGTATTCCGTCTTGAGGCACTCTCAGATAACTACATATTCTTACTGCACAATAGTCAAGAAAATATTGCCGCAGTTGTCGATCCAGCCGAGGCCGAACCAGTGCTGCACAAACTTGCAGAACTGAATGCTGAGTTAGTCGCTATTTTTAATACTCACCATCATCATGATCATGTAGGGGGCAATCAACAGTTAATGCAACGCTTCCCGAAACTCACAGTGTATGGCGGGGCTGAGGATAAAGGGAGAATTCCCGGACAGCAGGTATTTCTACAACAAGGCGATCGCGTTTCTTTTGGCGATCGCATTGCGGAAGTCATCTTTGTTCCCGGCCATACTCGCGCCCATATTGCTTATTACTTTCCACCCCAAACAGCAGACGAACCGGGAGATTTATTTTGTGGGGATACTTTATTTGCTGGTGGTTGTGGTCGCTTATTTGAAGGCTCACCTACACAAATGGTCTCATCCTTAGAAAAAATTCGTTCCCTGCCAGATAATACCCGTGTCTGGTGCGCCCACGAATACACCTTAAAAAATTTACAATTTGCCTTGACTGTAGATGGTGAGAATACTGACTTACAACAACGCTACGCAGAAGTCAAAACTTTTCGCGATCAAGGTAAAGCCACCGTCCCCTCTCTGCTGGGAGTAGAAAAGCGCACCAATCCTTTTTTGCGTTGGGAACAACCATCTCTACAAGCAGCTGCCAAAAGTAACGATGCAGTGCAAACATTCGCCCGCATTCGCGGAATGAAAGATAGGTTTTAG